DNA from Triticum aestivum cultivar Chinese Spring chromosome 7D, IWGSC CS RefSeq v2.1, whole genome shotgun sequence:
GACTCAACATGACAACATCCCCTTTAAAAAGGTTCGCTCTCTTCCACATTTTACCCTCCGTAACTATCCTACTCAGCACATGCGAGCTCGAAGGCGTGGCTCCATCAAAGACTATAACATACAATAGACATATTTTACTCTTTACAAAACGATAGACAGCCGAAAACTCTAGTCATGCAGCGAAAAGGTGCAGCAATTACAAAATTAGTAGTTCGGATCATGTATCTTTGCATTTCCTGTAAGATATGGGCTACATTATATACATTGAGTGTATAAAATTTACTGATGCACTATCTATTGTCCCTGTTGGAATTCTGGCCTATCGGAGACCATGCACAATAATTTATGTATCAAAACCCATGTGAGCGCTTGCAGAAGAAACTGAAAGCGACCAAGATCTGAACTCCGGAATGTTTTCGTTGCTTTCTCTAGTTCTGAATTTTGGGACATATTGCAGCGGAGGGCGTCGATATGGAACCTGAAAAATTGTAGCAGCAGAGCAAATTTGTGACAGATGATGCACGTTAGTGCAAGTTCAGCGCTAGATTGGTTCAGTACTTGAAGAGTGTTGCCAAATCTGGGCGCACTCACAGAGGCTGGGATAGCAGGGTTGTTTTGACACTGGATCTTCTTCCAGCGGCGGGGGCACCTGACCATATATCATTTCGCAGCTCATGTCTTCAAAGTCTGAGATGTTTGTTGGGTCAGTGAGCAAGATAATCATCAGCCAGGGCTAACTGAATTTCAGCTGGAAAAGGCATCAAGTGAGCTTACTTGGATTCATGGTGAGGGGAAGGCCGAACTCGTCGGTGAAGAAGCTCTGCGTGGGGATCTTGCACATGTTGACGCACATCCCAACGCACCCGCTGTTCTCCAAGTACCTGCATGAATTGCGATGACGTGACTGTGGCATCAAATCAAATCAAAGGTTTCCTCACATTTCTTGTATGTATTTCATACCTGCATTTCTTTATGAGCACTCCACTCCTCTGCTTCACCCCGTCAACCTCTACCTCGATAACCTGCTTAATCAACAACACGCGCCGTGATGATAAGCCTTTTATATCTGAAAATCGACGTGATGATAAGCCTTTTTACCTCTGATGGGCCGACGAGCCAGTGGAAGAATGGGACGGTGAGGGCCGCGTTGAACTCGCAGGCCCAGCGCGTGGGCGGGAAGAGCTTCTTGAACTGCTCGGGGGCGCCGGGAGGGAGCATGGAGAGGAGCACCTCGCGGACGGCCTCCTGCTGCTGCGCGCGCGACCGCCCCACCATCACCCGCCGCGACACGTCCACGAAGCTCTCGTAGTCCCACTCCCACAccgccttcttctcctcctcgccgcccgggCCCGGCTTCTTCTTCCTTCCCGTGAACTTCTCCATCTTGCGCGCGAACAGCCCCATGAACGCGCGCTCCAGCGGCCCGTCCCTGTACTTGGTCTTCTCCCCCATCGGCGCCGGCGCGGTCGCCGCGCAccgcaccgccgcccgccgcctcggcaCCCTCCTGGCCGATGGCGCCGCCACCGGAGAGGCGACCGTGGCGTAGCAGAGCTCCACGGGCATCAAGGCCATTGCTGGTTTTGATCTTGCGGACGCGCTGGTGGTGCTAAGCAGTGTCCACTTGTGTCCGGCCGGCTCTGAGGCTTAAGCTAGCGGTGGTGGTGCTTGCCTTGCCCTGAGGCGCGCCTTGTTGGCACGCGCCCACCGCGGTCGTTTCGAGGCTGCCGGGATGACACGTACGGGTACGGCCGGACAGGGTTCTCATGGACCAgtggtcgtcgtcgccgtcgttgcGGCTGGTTCACCGGCCGTGGGGGCGGGAAGCACGACGACCACAATAAATGTGGTCTGGATATGGTACGCAGAGAGGGGAAATCTACCTATGGCATCtatacctggccaaacgggccggcccggcacggcacTGCCCGGCCATCgtaatcgtgcctggcccggcacggcccgccagggcacgattactatacgggccgtgccgtgccggcccgcgtgctgcGCCCCTAGGACCAGGCACGGCCCAGTTAGTAAACGGGCCGGCacgttggcccgtttagcacggtGGGCCGCATATTTTCAGCCTGTTATTTGACGCACTGATCGTTTTTAGCCTATTTTTACATATTGGGCCATATATAGACGTATATAAAAAAAACGTaatcgggccgtgccgtgccggcccacgtgcccagcctccaggcccaggcactgcccagggcgtgccgcgtgccgggcccggctcgtttagcccgtgccgtgcctggcccaAGGGGGGCCGTGCCGCACGTGCTCACGGGCCGGCCCGAAAAAacggcccatttggccagctataaTGGCATCCACGGGTGCGCGCGATCTTTCATTCACTTCTGGGCCTAACGATCGAGGCCCGATAGCCTCTGCGTGGACCAAAACCTGGCCACATGGCCTGGTGCGGCCCGGCTGTAAATGGGCCTGGCACAGCAAACTCGAACACCCTCCGCCCCGGTACGCATATGGGCCGGCCCATATTCAGGGAACCGCCTTTCGTttactatttttttatttcttttggttTTCTCATCACTTATTTTTCCATTTTAAATTTCGGCTTTTTTAATTTGGGAATAATTTCTAAACTTCaagaacatattttgaatttgtgcACCATTTCTGCATTTTTAGTTCAATTGTTTCAATctgtgaacattttctgaatcagCGACTATTTTTTAAATTTGGGGAACAAATTTTCAAATTCCCGCACAGTCtttgaattcgtgaacatttttaggATTCAAAAGCAGCTTTGAATTAGTGAACATTTCAATAACTTTGGTATATTTCTTGAAATAAGCAAAtatttttgaatacatgaacatttttttaattcacaaaCTTTTTAGAAATTTGTGTAAACctttaaatttgtgaactttttctgaATTCATCAAGATTTTTCCACTAAcgtacattttttttgaaattaaaaaaaaatgaaattcatgagcattttttgtattcatgaacatttcctGATTAGCAACCATTTTTAGAATcgccgaacattttttgaaatttgggaagaattgtttaaattcatgaacaatttctgaaatcctaaacattttttgaatcaccAAACATGTTGAAATTGGGGGATATTTTTTTAAAAATCGTAAATATATTTTGAATTCATGATTATTTTATAAATTAGTGAACTTTTCTAAATTTacaaaaaaaaatcatgtattatttgaattcatgaacattttcaaatttgcTAAAATAGCAGTTTTTTTTTGTAAAATCCGACTCAAAACCAGTCTAATATTTCCATGGAATTAAAAAACCAGTATAGTAGCCTCCTTTCATGCCAGAGAAAAAAAGAAAATCGGGTTAGATGGTCCACCCAATAGCGTTTACCAGCCTACGCTCACTACCCAGTGCGCTACACGCAAAATAGGAGGTCCCTATGACCCGTGTCAGCCCTTTTATAAACCCAAATGATAACgtccacacgtgtggcacgaagcaacatGGCCCAAACGCCTCTATTACCATCCATTTTGCCACGTCAatacagatgacatcagcagaaatcaTTTTGGTTTTcaacttaaaaatgttttatctcctaattaaaaaatccaattaaaatgctagaaacatttttttacattgtataaacatttttaaatgctAGAAACATTTTCTTTTAAACACGTGAACATTGTTCTAAATGTAATGTAATTAGTTTATGGTACAATTTTTTTATTGTATGAACCTTTTTTGGAGCGGTGGGGAAATTTGTGTCCACACCGAAGTTCATGGcacccataatgaatagtaaaatCATAAAAAATAGTAAACACTAAAACAGATCAAGAAATTTGTGGCTTTGATTATGACAAAATGTTTTAGGTACTTGCAAAATTGGGGCCCAATAACATCAAATGAACCTCACATAAACAAAATACAAATTTTGCTCAAACAGTGCACACAAGTTCGAACACAAATTTTGTTATCTTCTGTATAGAGATCCTCAGATGTCATTTGGCCTCCAAACTTTTCAAGCACATAAAAAATTTGGTCATAATTGAAGCCACAAAGGTTTAGATTTTTTTAACGTTTTCTTtgatatttttttattttactcTTCATCACGGGTACATTGTACTTGGGTGTAGAAACCCACTCTTAGAGCGGTGGAGTGGGCTGTCATGGATGGACCTGCCTTGGGATTTCTCATAGAGGGAAGGGACAACTATGATTGACTTCTTCATTGCCGAACTACCCAATCTGGTTCAACTCTGCATTTATTAGGAGACCTCGGCCTGGAACCCTCCTTGTCTCCAGCTCCTATGCACCGTTATCCTCTGACATGCCGTAGCTGCGCCCTCCACCTAGTTAACCTTCAGGTCTTATTGCCCCGGCCGGACCCCGCCACTAGCCCGCGCTCGCATGGTATCTCGAGGAAGCAACAAAGTGCCCTCTTTTTACATGGCTTGCGACAGTGGCGACGAATTTGGCAGAGGAGGCAACTACATTGTGGGCGGTATGAGGGGAAAATTACGGCTAGGGAAAATGGAAGGGAAAGGATGATAGACCTCTACCTCCATTGTGCTTCATTTAATTTTTACCAACTCAAGTGAACACACAGTCAATGTTTAACTGGCCAAATATAAAAAAGGTTCCATTGACATAGAATGTACGGGACAATGTACAATAAAGCCTGCTCCACCAACCAAAATGGACGGATGAGATTATTTGCGTGAAGATTTGACAACTAACATCGCTGGAGCGGGAAAGGGGCTGAGCGCGCGTTGATACTTAAAGCGAATATCAAGATCAAATTATTATGACCAATGATATGCAATATTTGTTCCTAGGTCCTCTAAGAGCATCCACATGCAAGCTTCACAAATTCGGGCTCCTATATATCCGCGGATAGTGAAAGGTCACCCCTCATTTCTCCGTGCCCGCAGTCGTCCCACTAATATTTGCGTCCTCTCCCCACCAATCCATACTAGCCATGCAATGTGATATAAAGTACATAGATCAACATAGCAACATTCAGATAACGCAACCACAGCAGCATTCGGACATCACAAACATAGCAACATTCAGACATCacaaacatagcaaaaacatataTATTCGGCATAAAGTTTTTTTTACATTTGGACCCAAAAATTCATCACATGACATCTTGATATATAGATAAACTAGAGAAATAGATAACTGATAGCTTGCTAAACAAAGAGGGGTGCCAGACATCACCATTTCCTCGCTGATTCCTTGTTGTGGTTGCCTGAGCGGCGGTAGTAGTCCTCCGCATAAGAGTCGGCAATCGGAGGGGCGCCGTCAGTGCGTGTTGTGCTGCTGTCAAAGGATACCGAGATGAAGTCCGCGAGACGATGGATGGCGTGCGCCTGCTCCTTCATGAGCTAGGCCGATTTAGCATCGCCGACTGCCCTCTCCGCATGAGGTGTTTTGACTCCTCGATGCCGAGCTGAAGCGCCTTCGCGTACTTGCGGCGGAGGCGCCTCGTGTGTCTCTCCGTCATAGTCAGCAACCGGTGGAGGATCGCAGCAAGAGCTGGTCCTCCGGGTCGACCGGCGCAGGCGCTGACATGCGAGTCCTGCAGGAGGAActtgccttcgccgtcgccgccatctACCTCGATCGCTGTCTCTCGTGGCGTCTGGTGCATGCCTCCAATTTGGGCATCCTCTGCCGCAGGACTTGAGCCGGCGCGGGCACGACCACCTAGCTCCTACCGGGAGGAGCAGGGGCTGGAGGGGTGGGAGAAGGGCGCGACCCGTGGATCTACACCGCCACGGCCCAACGTCTCAGTTCTGTCTTTTGCATTGCGCCGTCGGGCGGCAGGTACGACCGGAGCTCAAGCTCCATCCCCTGTCCACCCGCACCTGCGCAAGTGTGATGCTGAAGACAAGGTGCTCGCCGTGCTCCTCCCGCTGCAGGGCGTCCTAGTCGACCTCGATGCGGCATCCGTCGCTAGACGTGCTTCCATTGCTCGACTTGGGGAGAGGAAGGGACAGGACAGAgaagtgaggggaggggaggagacggGTAGTGGAGAGTTCGAGAGTGTTAATTGTGGTCTAAGGTTCGTCCAAGGTAGGGTATATGTTGGGACGGGGTGGTCCAGCGTGGGCCTGTCTGACATGGCGTATGTGTCTGGGCCGCCTCATACCCACTCCAGATATGGGCTGAATATGGCGGGTGCCGGTCAGTCAAAACATTCCAAACATCTTACTGGACCTCCCTAGCGGATCCATCGCAGATGCTTTAAGAAGTACAAACCCAAAAAAGAAGGAGTAGCACAGAAATAGATTAAATACATCGGTTACATTAGTTGCATGATCTACTCATATAGCACATACTCCGTCCGATCGAAAAAAAGTGTCTCGGCTTTGAGGAGGGACTAATTTATTTGCATATATTTAGAACTGACATAATAAGCTTTAAGTCTAACAATATGATGAGCAACACGAACCAGTACATACATTGTACCAacgtgttttttttttttgaaaatttgtaACAACGTGGTTGATCGATGCAAGAATAACTGAACAATATTACATGCATCCACGTACTATGTTTGCACAGCCAGGCTGCTACATCTCCACGACCACGGCTGACAACGGCGCCGTCTTCGCACCGGCGTCTTGCACGCGCGGCTCGGCCGAAAGGGTGAGCGCGAGGCAGACGACGGCCGGGGTGCATGCCAGCACGAGGCCGACGGGCACCATCCACAGCCGGCTGTTGGACGGGTGGAACGCCACGGACCACCACGCAAGCAGCGACGCGCCTGTCACCGCGGCGGCCACCATGCACGTGTCCACGGCGACCGAGGCCGCCTCGCGGGACACCGCCAGCCGCTGCTCCTCCCCGTGGAAGAGGTGGCAATCCATAGCCGCTGGCGTCCTTGATCTGGGGTGGTGCTGCATCTTCATGGTAATTCTGCTAGATAGTCCTGGTTGTTTAATTGTCAAGCTCTGTCGGGCTTACTAAACTTTGGGTGGCTTGTTCACCGTTGGCGAGGGGATGATGCACATGTTATCTTAATGTTTGCAAGACTGCGTTGAGTAATGGGCAAATCAAGTGTTGGATAGATTATTAAAGGGATCGAACGTCGTAATGGTTCGACCTCCCTCACACACCACGTACGATCTGTCCCCCACCCCCGCTTCTCCCATCCCCGCTCGAAAAAAAAGAGATCCACTACCCACGAAAACACGTCCCACACCCACCCGTCCTCCTCATCTCCCGCACCCTTCGCTCCCGATCCCGTCTCCCTCCTCATCTCCCGCACCCCACCCCGTCGCTCCAGATGCCGCTTCTCTCTCCGATCCCGAGAAAAAACTTCTCCGGTGTGCAGGTGCTGCTCGATTTTGGTTGTTCCGTATGCTGGCCGCCGGGAACGGCGCCGTCGGGGACGCCGTCAGGGCGGGGTTCTAGGTGCAACGGAAGGCCGACGCCAGGTGGTGCGGCGAGTGCTAGGCCTCCGGAGGGCGCTACGGGTATGACACTGGGGCGTCAGATGATCACACATGCTTCTGCTTCGGTGGTCAGGCTAGCGGGTCGTGTTCTACTTCTTCGTCAGGTTCATTTACCCAATAGTTGATCTGAGAGGTAATTGGTTGGCCAGTGATGTTTGATTGATCTAAGCAACCTTGAGATGTGCGATGGGCGAACGTGAGCGGCGGCCAACGGCAGACATGGACTCAACACAACACAGGTACATGGCAGAGCAACTCACCTGCTGGTCTCCACTTCGCAGGCGGCAAGCAGGCAACAACTGCCACCAAGGTATGtgctctttttattccttttcaGATCCATTTTGTTCACATGGGCCTAAAAAAAATTGGGGATCAACAAATTGATCGCTCGAAGTAATGAGCATACATATTCTTTCTTATGTATCAAGGTAGGAAACATGGTTTTATTGTCAGCACATTGAATTTTTGGTGGTCAACCCATCAGCCAATGCCCTCATGATCTGCGCTTGGTGTACTTACACTTTATTTTGGACTAAGGCAGTAGTGCGGCTTTAATGAGAAGATTTACAAAATCTGGTGGTGCTTACATTTTGATCTGTGCATCTTTTCCCAGATTTGAATAACTGTGAGTTTGTGACCATCGCACTTGGCATCTTTTATGATGTTTTTTTTGTGTGTTAGGTCAAGCAGTTTCTGTGAAATGACTTTGGGAATGGATGGTTCACTGGGGTAATTAGCGGTACCACCACATGCTGACATGGACTGTACAAGGTATGTGTTTTCAGCTTGTTTATCAGGATGAAGTGGAATACATCATAAATATTCTTTGCATGACCAGTCAGGGACATATCAACACGTCCACTTAATCCAGTTAATCCATGTTCAGTTCCTTAGTTTGCCTACCATTGTCCGGATTTACCATGTATTATTTGACCGGAAAATTGCATTGTTAATCGCTTCGACGAACAAGTGAATATGTAGGCTGTATCCCTCTTTAGTTTTTTAACAGTCTGTTCACTGACTCACTACTTCATCATAGATTAAGGTCAAGAATTTGTCATGTATTGTCCCTTCTTAAATATGCTGCACTTGCTTTCTTCTGTCAGCATTTTAGAAATATAAATTTCCTCAATTGATTTCTTATCCCGTTACCCCCATGTACGTATTGGTTGTTGAGCATCGTTCACTGTTACAAAGATAGGTCAGTAGTCAGTAAGATAACTAACATTTTAATATAAGGTGGTATTGTTCCAATTTACTGGCGGTGCATTTTCGCCCTCAATGTTGTTGTTCTTGTATCATTTCTGAAGTTCTGATTAAGACTAATGATCTGTTCACGCAAGTCTTAAGAAAGGAGTGTGAAATTAATTTGTTAGCAAAGAATCTAGAGTTAGACTTACTCGATGGTTGATCAGTCAAGTGAAGTAATGATCTGGATGTGTTGGCAAAATTTCTTTGCAAgtgcatggagaagctaaggaATATGTCAACCACTTTCGGATATTGTGATGTTATTACTATATATTAAATGTGCTAGATCTCAATTCACATATCATAAACTGTCAAATTGTGATTATGATATTTTGTTTCTCAAAAAATTAGAGTCAGGTATGATGACTTCATAATACTGAGACTTAAACTCAGCTACCAAGTATTAATAAATTAATGTTGCATCTACTAATAGCCTAAATTAATGTTTCATGTTACATATTCATACAAAGTTTACGTGTAATTATCATGTGTGTTCTCATTTGTCCATTTTTAAATAGTTTTAGGGAATAAATAAATACTAATTTGAAATGAATAAGATTAATTTAACTAAGACTAAATGTAGTTTGATTCTCCTTTTAGTTTCTAACAGAGCAAGGAATTAGTTTTCTGTTTAATAGCAGAATAATCAGACTTGTATCACTTTACTCACTTGCTATTTGTTTTAGTTGTAAGCAAGTTACTTGGGTTTCTAACCGAGCTAACATGCTGCTTCTTTATGTAATGCAATCTACTTATAAAGAAGGTGATTTGTTAACCCCTTTCCGTCGTAGACATAGTATGTTGAATTGGTATTCCCAGTCTATCATGTTAATTAGAAAACCTTATGCCTAAAAATGCTTTAAAATGTCATCATTTGTTTTTTCCCAGCCATTTTTTTATCATTACATCGTTGTCATGGCATGCTCAAAAAATTACCAGTGTGACTTGCCTTATCCATCCATTGTCTGGACTCACTGCTTAGTTTGGTTGCTAATTTAGTCAGTACCGGCTTGTATTGTAGTTCTCTTTAGTCCGAGCAATGGCTGGAACTAATTTTCACAGCTCAAAAGTAGTCCCAGCCACCGCTCCATGGAAGAACTAACACTACTGCTTTCTGTTTGGTATAATTTTTTTGGTTTGTTAGTCTTTATATGAGGTTTAACTATTGTAGCTAAGAGAGAAACACGAGAAAGAAGCCATTACAATCACTTGTTATATTGGGAAAACATCAAAAGCTCGTAATGTTTGTATTCACGAAACAAAATGATTATTTGGCAAATATATTTTCTTATGTCGTAGCAACGCACATGTATCTAGCTTTTTTATTTAACATGAACGAGAAGTACACTTCCAAGGAGGAAATGTTGACATTTTTTTGACTTGGTTTTCCTTGATTTCTTacaatttttctttccattttCTTGAGTTTGTGCAGGTTTATCCCATGTTAGCTGTTGTAAGTGTTCTGATCTGAATCCTAGGGGAAGTTGAAGTAGATAGAATAACCATATATGTCCTACTACATGAAGCATTTTTCTGTTTGATAAGCTATGGTGTGCTGCATTACCACATCTCATATGTAAATTAATTCTGATATACCCGAAGTCCCCTACCATGGAGAAGGATATGCTGCTAAGAGATGCAGTTGGTAGTTATACTATCTATTAAAATA
Protein-coding regions in this window:
- the LOC123169134 gene encoding beta-carotene isomerase D27, chloroplastic, whose amino-acid sequence is MALMPVELCYATVASPVAAPSARRVPRRRAAVRCAATAPAPMGEKTKYRDGPLERAFMGLFARKMEKFTGRKKKPGPGGEEEKKAVWEWDYESFVDVSRRVMVGRSRAQQQEAVREVLLSMLPPGAPEQFKKLFPPTRWACEFNAALTVPFFHWLVGPSEVIEVEVDGVKQRSGVLIKKCRYLENSGCVGMCVNMCKIPTQSFFTDEFGLPLTMNPNFEDMSCEMIYGQVPPPLEEDPVSKQPCYPSLCSISTPSAAICPKIQN